In a single window of the Acipenser ruthenus chromosome 8, fAciRut3.2 maternal haplotype, whole genome shotgun sequence genome:
- the LOC117406860 gene encoding interleukin-1 receptor-like 1 isoform X3 — MNVINIINYTLIIHFIVHEREPFSSSLLYSKVTSTVSSNVQISCPDVDQFKSENFTWCKDFQILPNENRRQLVRNNITRKDDGIYTCQLTWTHKGKQLSVSRARRLIVQAPYVPVYPVIEYPRDNTEEALLGSLKNITCKVFIGFNINSACHVRWEVNDTSNGQINRYSQHTLRREENNKTICMSILTIHKVSTEDFNTPIYCKAKDLENWTKHFIKLQPMAKDNRLFVASCFVVLIFSKISVAILVNYFKIDIVLLYRDTIKPYRDQNDKRYDAYVIYPKENLQESSQEKIRHFINQDLPNILERKYDYNLFICGRDDLPGEDTAVAIEKNIINSKRLIIILTPGTSFGMKSENAYDQQLGLYNALVHDEMKVILIEMENFSSYKDLPESLQHIIQKRKTLKWNGGQSPNSRFWKHLRYEMPSKRNPTYFTVQNVSTPTPEFGTYIE; from the exons ATGAA cgTAATAAACATCATAAATTACACATTGATTATTCATTTCATTGTGCATGAAAGAGAGCCTTTCAGTAGCTCACTTTTATACTCTAAAGTAACATCTACAGTATCAAGTAATGTACAAATCTCATGCCCTGATGTGGACCAGTTTAAAAGTGAAAATTTTACCTGGTGTAAG GATTTTCAGATATTACCAAATGAGAACAGGAGACAGTTAGTTCGCAATAATATCACACGAAAGGATGATGGAATCTACACCTGTCAATTAACATGGACACACAAAGGAAAGCAGCTCAGTGTATCAAGAGCCAGACGCTTGATTGTTCAAG CACCCTATGTCCCAGTGTATCCAGTTATTGAGTACCCGCGTGACAACACAGAGGAAGCTCTGTTAG GTTCACTTAAAAACATCACCTGCAAAGTTTTCATTGGATTTAACATAAACAGTGCATGTCATGTGAGGTGGGAAGTTAATGATACAAGCAATGGACAAATCAACAGATATTCACAACATACACTAAG aagagAAGAAAATAACAAGACTATCTGTATGTCCATCTTAACCATTCACAAAGTGTCAACTGAGGATTTTAACACACCAATTTACTGTAAAGCGAAAGATCTTGAGAACTggacaaaacattttattaaattacaaCCAATGG CGAAGGATAACAGACTATTTGTGGCAAGCTGCTTTGTTGTGCTGATCTTCTCAAAAATCTCTGTGGCAATACTGGTCAATTATTTTAAGATTGACATTGTCCTTCTCTATCGGGATACAATTAAGCCATACAGAGATCAAAACG ATAAGAGGTATGATGCATATGTAATTTATCCAAAAGAGAACCTTCAAGAATCTTCTCAGGAAAAGATCAGACATTTTATTAATCAGGATTTGCCAAACATCCTTGAAAGAAAGTATGACTATAATCTTTTCATTTGTGGCAGAGATGATCTCCCTGGGGAAG ATACTGCAGTGGCAAtcgaaaaaaacataataaacagcAAGAGgctcattattattttaactccTGGGACTTCTTTTGGGATGAAGTCTGAAAATGCATATGATCAACAGCTTGGGTTATACAACGCTCTTGTTCATGATGAGATGAAGGTGATTCTGATTGAGATGGAGAACTTCAGCTCCTATAAGGATCTCCCAGAATCTCTCCAGCACATCATTCAAAAGAGGAAAACGCTGAAATGGAATGGAGGTCAGTCACCGAACTCAAGGTTCTGGAAACATCTCAGATACGAGATGCCTTCAAAGAGAAATCCTACATACTTTACAGTCCAAAATGTATCAACACCTACACCAGAATTTGGAACGTATATTGAATGA
- the LOC117406860 gene encoding interleukin-1 receptor-like 1 isoform X2 — MGTLLLFILSVHVLLSLGSIPDYHDEKSVHVIENEAAFVSCSQCSDEVGVKWYNNRTLQEITSKEEERIHSHSADLLFLPAFINDSADYTCNCVINIINYTLIIHFIVHEREPFSSSLLYSKVTSTVSSNVQISCPDVDQFKSENFTWCKDFQILPNENRRQLVRNNITRKDDGIYTCQLTWTHKGKQLSVSRARRLIVQAPYVPVYPVIEYPRDNTEEALLGSLKNITCKVFIGFNINSACHVRWEVNDTSNGQINRYSQHTLRREENNKTICMSILTIHKVSTEDFNTPIYCKAKDLENWTKHFIKLQPMAKDNRLFVASCFVVLIFSKISVAILVNYFKIDIVLLYRDTIKPYRDQNDKRYDAYVIYPKENLQESSQEKIRHFINQDLPNILERKYDYNLFICGRDDLPGEDTAVAIEKNIINSKRLIIILTPGTSFGMKSENAYDQQLGLYNALVHDEMKVILIEMENFSSYKDLPESLQHIIQKRKTLKWNGGQSPNSRFWKHLRYEMPSKRNPTYFTVQNVSTPTPEFGTYIE, encoded by the exons ATGGGAACATTACTGTTGTTTATCCTTAGTGTGCATGTGTTATTGTCTCTTGGATCCATTCCAG ATTATCATGATGAAAAAAGTGTACATGTTATTGAAAACGAAGCTGCGTTCGTATCTTGTTCTCAATGTTCAGATGAGGTTGGTGTTAAATGGTATAATAATAGAACTCTTCAGGAAATAACTTCAAAGGAAGAAGAAAGAATACATTCACACTCTGCTGACCTACTGTTCTTGCCAGCCTTTATCAATGACTCGGCAGACTACACATGTAACTG cgTAATAAACATCATAAATTACACATTGATTATTCATTTCATTGTGCATGAAAGAGAGCCTTTCAGTAGCTCACTTTTATACTCTAAAGTAACATCTACAGTATCAAGTAATGTACAAATCTCATGCCCTGATGTGGACCAGTTTAAAAGTGAAAATTTTACCTGGTGTAAG GATTTTCAGATATTACCAAATGAGAACAGGAGACAGTTAGTTCGCAATAATATCACACGAAAGGATGATGGAATCTACACCTGTCAATTAACATGGACACACAAAGGAAAGCAGCTCAGTGTATCAAGAGCCAGACGCTTGATTGTTCAAG CACCCTATGTCCCAGTGTATCCAGTTATTGAGTACCCGCGTGACAACACAGAGGAAGCTCTGTTAG GTTCACTTAAAAACATCACCTGCAAAGTTTTCATTGGATTTAACATAAACAGTGCATGTCATGTGAGGTGGGAAGTTAATGATACAAGCAATGGACAAATCAACAGATATTCACAACATACACTAAG aagagAAGAAAATAACAAGACTATCTGTATGTCCATCTTAACCATTCACAAAGTGTCAACTGAGGATTTTAACACACCAATTTACTGTAAAGCGAAAGATCTTGAGAACTggacaaaacattttattaaattacaaCCAATGG CGAAGGATAACAGACTATTTGTGGCAAGCTGCTTTGTTGTGCTGATCTTCTCAAAAATCTCTGTGGCAATACTGGTCAATTATTTTAAGATTGACATTGTCCTTCTCTATCGGGATACAATTAAGCCATACAGAGATCAAAACG ATAAGAGGTATGATGCATATGTAATTTATCCAAAAGAGAACCTTCAAGAATCTTCTCAGGAAAAGATCAGACATTTTATTAATCAGGATTTGCCAAACATCCTTGAAAGAAAGTATGACTATAATCTTTTCATTTGTGGCAGAGATGATCTCCCTGGGGAAG ATACTGCAGTGGCAAtcgaaaaaaacataataaacagcAAGAGgctcattattattttaactccTGGGACTTCTTTTGGGATGAAGTCTGAAAATGCATATGATCAACAGCTTGGGTTATACAACGCTCTTGTTCATGATGAGATGAAGGTGATTCTGATTGAGATGGAGAACTTCAGCTCCTATAAGGATCTCCCAGAATCTCTCCAGCACATCATTCAAAAGAGGAAAACGCTGAAATGGAATGGAGGTCAGTCACCGAACTCAAGGTTCTGGAAACATCTCAGATACGAGATGCCTTCAAAGAGAAATCCTACATACTTTACAGTCCAAAATGTATCAACACCTACACCAGAATTTGGAACGTATATTGAATGA
- the LOC117406860 gene encoding interleukin-1 receptor-like 1 isoform X1, translating into MIPFCFFVDSKMGTLLLFILSVHVLLSLGSIPDYHDEKSVHVIENEAAFVSCSQCSDEVGVKWYNNRTLQEITSKEEERIHSHSADLLFLPAFINDSADYTCNCVINIINYTLIIHFIVHEREPFSSSLLYSKVTSTVSSNVQISCPDVDQFKSENFTWCKDFQILPNENRRQLVRNNITRKDDGIYTCQLTWTHKGKQLSVSRARRLIVQAPYVPVYPVIEYPRDNTEEALLGSLKNITCKVFIGFNINSACHVRWEVNDTSNGQINRYSQHTLRREENNKTICMSILTIHKVSTEDFNTPIYCKAKDLENWTKHFIKLQPMAKDNRLFVASCFVVLIFSKISVAILVNYFKIDIVLLYRDTIKPYRDQNDKRYDAYVIYPKENLQESSQEKIRHFINQDLPNILERKYDYNLFICGRDDLPGEDTAVAIEKNIINSKRLIIILTPGTSFGMKSENAYDQQLGLYNALVHDEMKVILIEMENFSSYKDLPESLQHIIQKRKTLKWNGGQSPNSRFWKHLRYEMPSKRNPTYFTVQNVSTPTPEFGTYIE; encoded by the exons atgatacccttttgtttttttgtagattCAAAAATGGGAACATTACTGTTGTTTATCCTTAGTGTGCATGTGTTATTGTCTCTTGGATCCATTCCAG ATTATCATGATGAAAAAAGTGTACATGTTATTGAAAACGAAGCTGCGTTCGTATCTTGTTCTCAATGTTCAGATGAGGTTGGTGTTAAATGGTATAATAATAGAACTCTTCAGGAAATAACTTCAAAGGAAGAAGAAAGAATACATTCACACTCTGCTGACCTACTGTTCTTGCCAGCCTTTATCAATGACTCGGCAGACTACACATGTAACTG cgTAATAAACATCATAAATTACACATTGATTATTCATTTCATTGTGCATGAAAGAGAGCCTTTCAGTAGCTCACTTTTATACTCTAAAGTAACATCTACAGTATCAAGTAATGTACAAATCTCATGCCCTGATGTGGACCAGTTTAAAAGTGAAAATTTTACCTGGTGTAAG GATTTTCAGATATTACCAAATGAGAACAGGAGACAGTTAGTTCGCAATAATATCACACGAAAGGATGATGGAATCTACACCTGTCAATTAACATGGACACACAAAGGAAAGCAGCTCAGTGTATCAAGAGCCAGACGCTTGATTGTTCAAG CACCCTATGTCCCAGTGTATCCAGTTATTGAGTACCCGCGTGACAACACAGAGGAAGCTCTGTTAG GTTCACTTAAAAACATCACCTGCAAAGTTTTCATTGGATTTAACATAAACAGTGCATGTCATGTGAGGTGGGAAGTTAATGATACAAGCAATGGACAAATCAACAGATATTCACAACATACACTAAG aagagAAGAAAATAACAAGACTATCTGTATGTCCATCTTAACCATTCACAAAGTGTCAACTGAGGATTTTAACACACCAATTTACTGTAAAGCGAAAGATCTTGAGAACTggacaaaacattttattaaattacaaCCAATGG CGAAGGATAACAGACTATTTGTGGCAAGCTGCTTTGTTGTGCTGATCTTCTCAAAAATCTCTGTGGCAATACTGGTCAATTATTTTAAGATTGACATTGTCCTTCTCTATCGGGATACAATTAAGCCATACAGAGATCAAAACG ATAAGAGGTATGATGCATATGTAATTTATCCAAAAGAGAACCTTCAAGAATCTTCTCAGGAAAAGATCAGACATTTTATTAATCAGGATTTGCCAAACATCCTTGAAAGAAAGTATGACTATAATCTTTTCATTTGTGGCAGAGATGATCTCCCTGGGGAAG ATACTGCAGTGGCAAtcgaaaaaaacataataaacagcAAGAGgctcattattattttaactccTGGGACTTCTTTTGGGATGAAGTCTGAAAATGCATATGATCAACAGCTTGGGTTATACAACGCTCTTGTTCATGATGAGATGAAGGTGATTCTGATTGAGATGGAGAACTTCAGCTCCTATAAGGATCTCCCAGAATCTCTCCAGCACATCATTCAAAAGAGGAAAACGCTGAAATGGAATGGAGGTCAGTCACCGAACTCAAGGTTCTGGAAACATCTCAGATACGAGATGCCTTCAAAGAGAAATCCTACATACTTTACAGTCCAAAATGTATCAACACCTACACCAGAATTTGGAACGTATATTGAATGA